In Cicer arietinum cultivar CDC Frontier isolate Library 1 chromosome 1, Cicar.CDCFrontier_v2.0, whole genome shotgun sequence, one DNA window encodes the following:
- the LOC101507219 gene encoding uncharacterized protein translates to MAHSLIRNSIKSINPKFLSTLSVHRSVRRLGSVAAAEEEQSSSSFTFSSEGDNVYMKAPAARRKQSSSVTMPMSFMTGSIVGKRFYKEVKTREADDGNGWTVMLDYRTLKTPAKRPLKLPTLSLAKAIAAEWEFQQIDGIRPFTMPLMRLSCTALERVPVTRPKIIENLINKFNQDLVFCRAPDDNDLTTVVHDRQVEKMGPLLCWLESEFGFKPVVYSSFFGGKQEDGLVMAIEKLLKNTDDCELAAIDAIAASAHSLTIAIALVHGKLQIEEAIELIRLEEDLQVDRWGLVEGGHDVDVADLRVQISSPVVFLGLSRNI, encoded by the exons atggCTCACTCATTAATAAGAAAttcaattaaatcaataaacCCTAAATTTCTGTCAACGTTGTCAGTCCACCGGAGCGTCCGGCGTTTGGGCTCCGTTGCCGCGGCCGAGGAGGAGCAATCATCGTCCTCCTTCACGTTCTCGTCGGAGGGAGATAACGTGTACATGAAAGCACCGGCGGCGAGGAGGAAACAATCTTCTTCGGTGACGATGCCGATGTCGTTCATGACGGGATCTATTGTCGGGAAGAGATTCTACAAAGAAGTGAAGACGAGAGAAGCAGATGATGGTAATGGTTGGACGGTTATGCTTGATTATAGAACTCTAAAGACACCTGCTAAGAGGCCACTTAAGCTCCCTACTCTCTCTCTTGCTAAGGCCATTGCTGCTGAATGGGAATTTCAA CAAATAGATGGCATAAGACCCTTCACAATGCCTCTTATGAGACTCTCTTGCACTGCCTTGGAAAGAGTTCCTGTCACAAGGCCCAAAATTATTGAGAATTTGatcaacaaatttaatcaagATTTAGTATTTTGCCGTGCTCCTGATGACAATGATCTGACAACTGTAGTGCATG ATCGCCAAGTTGAGAAAATGGGTCCTCTGCTATGCTGGTTGGAGTCAGAATTTGGATTTAAGCCTGTTGTATATTCCAGCTTTTTTGGTGGAAAACAGGAAGATGGTCTTGTGATGGCTATAGAGAAACTTCTAAAGAATACAGATGACTGTGAATTGGCCGCAATTGATGCTATTGCAGCATCAGCACACTCATTAACTATTGCCATTGCATTGGTTCATGGGAAATTGCAAATTGAGGAAGCAATTGAGCTTATTAGACTTGAGGAAGATTTACAG GTGGACAGGTGGGGCCTTGTTGAAGGCGGCCATGATGTCGACGTCGCTGATCTTAGGGTACAGATTTCATCACCAGTTGTATTTCTTGGTTTATCAAgaaatatttag
- the LOC101508269 gene encoding cytokinin riboside 5'-monophosphate phosphoribohydrolase LOG1, with translation MERETEMKLSKFKRICVFCGSSPGNKTSYKDAAIELGRELVSRNIDLVYGGGSIGLMGLISQAVHNGGRHVIGVIPKTLMPRELTGETVGEVKAVADMHQRKAEMARNSDAFIALPGGYGTLEELLEVITWAQLGIHDKPVGLLNVDGYYNSFLSFIDKAVEEGFISPTARHIIVSAPTPKDLVKNMEEYFPQHERVASKLSWESEQLD, from the exons ATGGAGAGAGAGACAGAGATGAAGTTATCAAAGTTTAAGAGAATTTGTGTGTTTTGTGGTAGTAGTCCTGGTAACAAAACTAGTTATAAGGATGCTGCTATTGAACTTGGAAGAGAATTG GTGTCAAGAAATATTGATCTAGTTTATGGAGGAGGCAGCATTGGTTTGATGGGGTTAATTTCTCAAGCTGTTCACAATGGTGGTAGACATGTAATTGG aGTGATTCCTAAAACACTTATGCCAAGAGAG CTGACTGGAGAAACAGTGGGGGAAGTGAAGGCAGTAGCAGACATGCATCAAAGGAAAGCTGAGATGGCTAGAAATTCTGATGCCTTTATTGCCTTACCCG GTGGCTATGGGACACTTGAGGAGCTCCTTGAGGTGATAACATGGGCTCAACTTGGCATCCATGATAAACCG GTGGGATTGTTGAATGTTGATGGATACTACAATTCCTTTTTGTCTTTCATTGACAAAGCTGTGGAGGAAGGATTCATTAGCCCCACAGCTCGCCATATAATCGTATCAGCCCCAACACCCAAAGACCTAGTCAAAAATATGGAG GAATATTTCCCACAACATGAAAGAGTTGCCTCCAAGCTAAGCTGGGAAAGTGAACAGCTAGATTAG
- the LOC101507536 gene encoding mediator of RNA polymerase II transcription subunit 7a-like: MATATYPPPPPYYRLYKDYSQDPQSAPEPPPPIEGTYVCFGGSYTTSDVLPSLEEQGVRQLYPKGPNIDFKKELRALNGQLQLHILELADILIERPSQYARRVEEISTVFKNIHHLLNSLRPHQARANLIHILELQIERRKQAVEDIKRRREEARRILNESLATLDGH, translated from the exons ATGGCAACGGCAACATacccaccaccaccaccttATTACAGACTTTACAAAGATTACTCGCAAGACCCTCAGTCTGCTCCAGAGCCTCCGCCACCAATTGAAGGAACTTATGTTTGTTTTGGAGGCAGTTACACT ACCAGTGATGTTCTACCAAGCTTGGAAGAACAAGGAGTGCGTCAACTCTATCCTAAAGGACCTAATATTG ATTTCAAGAAGGAGCTGAGAGCACTTAATGGACAATTGCAACTACACATTTTAGAGCTTGCTGATATTCTCATTGAGAGGCCATCACAATATGCAAGGAGAGTCGAAGAAATTTCAACTGTGTTCAAAAATATACACCACCTTTTAAATTCACTGCGTCCTCATCAG GCAAGAGCAAATTTGATTCACATTCTGGAACTTCAGATAGAGCGCCGTAAACAAGCTGTGGAGGACATAAAAAG GAGGAGAGAAGAAGCTCGAAGAATCCTTAATGAGTCACTGGCAACACTTGATGGCCATTAA